DNA sequence from the Clostridia bacterium genome:
TTGTTATGAGAACAACAAGTCAACTTTGGCGTTTCATAATTTTTATTCAACCGATTTTATATTTAATGATGACATTATTTATGATGAATGGATCAATGAGAACCCAATATAGCATGGATGCAGTATTAGGTGCAGGAATGATGGGCACATGGAGTTCAATTCTTTTTTCTTCAGGCTCAGATATTGATAGGGAACGAAGATGGGGAACACTCGAAATGATTGTTGGGTGTCCTACTCCCTTATCGAGTATAATAATGGGAAAAGCATTAACAAATAGCTTAGTGGGGCTATTTTCAATGGGATTATCATATATTACTGCACTATTATTGTTTAGACAACAATTAGTAATCAAACATCCATGTTTATTCATGTTAGTGCTTATTTTGATTATAATATCTGTAGCAGCGAAAGGTATGATAATATGTACTTTATTTACTCTTTCGCGTGCAGTTAGAGGGTTATTAAACGTTATGGAAAATCCTATATTTTTGTTAAGTGGCTTAATGTTCCCGATAGTTATACTTCCATTATGGACAAGACCATTATCCTATATTTTAAGTTTAACTTGGGGGATGGATGCATTGCGCATGGTCAGTTCTGGTACTTTTAGTTATAAGCATTTCCTTTTTTCACTTGTTATACTATTGATTTTAACATTCTTATATTTGCTGCTGTCATTGTGGCTTTTTCAAATTATTGAAAAGAAGAGTAGAAAAGAAGCGACATTAGGGGTGTATTAATGAATTACGAATATTTATTTAAAAAGGAAGATTACAAAGTAACGATATTTCATAAATTAGAATTCTTCTTTAGAGGAGCTATATATTCTTATAAATCACTTTTTGCATGGTTGGTTCCAAAGGTGTACATTTTAACAAAAGTCATTGGTCCTATATTTCAAATTCTTTTCTTTACATTCTTAGGGCAATATTATGCTAAAGAATTAGGAAGAGAATTCTTTATTATTGGTAATGCAGTTCAAATTTCCGCATTGAGTTCAATTAATGGTGTTGCTATGACAATTGTGTCTGAGAGAACTGAAGGTACTTTGTTACAGCTACTTGGTACACCGGCATCAAGAGCAAGAATATTTGTCAGTAGGTCATTAATGCATATCATTGATGGATTACTTACTGTTATAATAGGTTTTATATTTAGTTATTTATTTTTGGGAATAAGTTTTAAGAATACAAATTATATTTTATTAGTAGTAACTCTTTTGATAGCTGTATTTTCAACTTCAGGTTTAGGAATGCTTATAGGAAGTATCGGATTAGCTATTAGAGAGATTAATTTATTATCAAATCTTACATATTTTATACTACTAATATTTTGTGGTATTAATTATCCAGTTACAAATCTTCCTTCGTTTATGCAAGGTATTTCAAATTTATTACCCCTGACAAAAGGGGTTGAAGCAGTTCGGATGATTTTACAGGGAGCTAATTTTACAACAGTTGCGCCCTATTTGTATCATGAAATAATTATTGGAGTATTTTACACTTTAATAGGTTTGATTTTATTTAAATGCTTAGATTATTATTCAAGGTACAGCGGTACTTTAGATTTTGATTAAAAATCGGCTTAAATGAGCTTATAACTATCAATAATCGAAAAGGCATTACTATTTATGTGAATTCTATAATATATAACTCAGAAATGTCATAAATTTATTAGTTTTCAATATACAGTATAAATCAATCAAACAAGGAATTAAAAGATATTTGGAATTATTGATGATTATATCTCTTTTGCATTCTCTACTAGATACAGTCATAACTTTATGGAGATAATTTCCGTTTTAAGATCAGACAGAAGACAAAGTATAAAATATTTAGAGAATCCTTGAATACAAAAAGGATTCTCTTTGTTTTTGTCGAATATATACAGTGAAGTATTGAAATGGTGGTGTTTTAGATGTTAACAAAGGATAAAAGTGATATGCGTAGCCAAATTGAAATACTGTCTCTTGATCAGTTGGTGCCTGAGAATCATTTGGTTCGGAAGCTAGAAGTGGCAAAAATTTCGATTTCATATATGACCTTGTAATTGATAAATACTGTACAGATAATGGTCGACCAAGCATTGACCCTGTAGTGCTTTTTAAGATTGTATTGGTTCAGTATACTTTCGGAATCAAATCGATGCGTCAGACAATCTCTGAAATACAAACAAACAATGCATATCGCTGGTTTATCGGTTATGGACTTAGTAAGCAGATTCCTCACCTCACAACCTTTGGTAAGAACTATGTAAGAAGGTTCAAGGACACGGATATATTTGAACAAGTATTCGTGAGGGTTTTGGAAGAAGCAGTGAATGCTGGATTAATAAAGGGTGATGCTGTTTTCATAGACGCAACCCATGTAAAAGCAAATGCTAATAAAAAGAAATATGATAAAGTTAAGCTAGAGAAAGAATATAAATCAGATCCTCTGATATGTAAGAGCTGCCCATACCTAAATATATGTACAGGCAGTAAAGACTGCACTAAGCTTGTAAGCCGTCATATCTGGGCACGTTATATGGAAGAAGCAGAACACCTAAGACATACTGATCTTAACAAAGAAATATATGCACGTCGCAAAGAAACTATTGAAAGGGTCTTTGCTGATATGAAAGAAAAGCATGGCATGCGTTGGACAACCCTGCGAGGATTAGAGCGGGTATCTGCACAAGCGATGCTTGTTGCTGCATGCATGAACTAAAAAAAGATGGCAAACTGGTTGTGAGGTCCGGAAAAACCGGACCCAAACCCTCTGATTTGCTTCAAAAGTTGCATAATTTCATGAAAAAACACGGTTTTCTCTATTGCGGGAAACCGTGTTTGTCTGCAAACTGAAGTACTGCAAGAGATTGCAGTACTTTTGTTTTTTGTACTAAAATATAAATTAGCAGAAGTTGCCATAGTCATGCATAGAAACTTTCCAAAGAAGAATCATGTGCTTTGGCACTGAAGAATGTCATTTTATCTCGGAATAGGAGATGGTACTGCTGCAAAAACATAAGTCTAAGTAATATTATCGGAATCAATCGAATTATGTATACAGAAACCGGTTTCCGTATTGTGAAAATAATACCAAATAAAGTGACTGTATGAAAGTTAAAAAAATTAGGTAAAAAGATAATTTATTAAGCAATTTTGTATAAAATTGGAATAATTACTTGAGATGTATTTGAAAACAATGTTGCAGTTACGAGGTTAAATGGACACCAAAAATCTTATTAACAGAAAATTCAAAAATTGCGTTGAAAAGCATAAAGGATTATGTTATATTAAAAGTGGATATAGAAAGCGGTTTCTATAATTCTATAAACATTATTAAGAAGAGGTGGGAAATTGATGAAGAAGACTATCGCTCTAACCTTAGCATGCCTGATGATAGTAGGTCTATTTACAGGCTGCGCACCGACTGCTCCGGCAGCATCAGCGACTCCGACTGCAGCTCCGGAAGCACAGGCGGCTGTGCCTCAGACACTGAAAATCTGGTCATTTACAGACGAAGTGAAAACGATGGCGATTGCTTTCCAAGGAAAACACCCTGAGATCAAAGTTGAGTACACAATGATCCCTATGACAAATGGTGAATTTCAGACAAAACTTAAATCAGCCTTGCAGTCTGGAGAGTTACCAGATGTCGTTTCTCTTGAGGCATCATTCGTAAGGGAATATGTAGAAAGTGATTTTCTCGCAGATGTTACTGACTTAATGCCAATTGCAAAAGATCTTGGCACCTATCAGTTCACACTGGATATCGGTACATATGAAGGCGTAACAAAAGCATACTCTTATCAGGCAACACCTGGCGCCATGTTCTATAGAAGAAGCTTAGCAAAAGAATACTTTGGCACTGACGATCCTGCAGCTATTCAGGAAATCGTTTCCGACATGGCAAAGTTCGAAGCTGCCGCTAAAGTAGTAAAAGAAAAATCCAAAGGCAACACCTATATGGTATGTTCAACAGGGGACTTTACAAATCTGTTCTTTGCTAACCGCAAGACACCTTGGGTAGTAGATGATAAACTTGTAATAGATCCAATGGTTGACACATTATTCGAAACTGCAAAATCCTTCCGTCAAAATGGTTATGAGGCTCAGGCAGTTCAGTGGCAGGAAGGCTGGTTTGCAGGCATGAATGATTCTTTGGCGGATGCAAAAGGTAATCCAAAGCAAGTGTTCTCATATCTGCTTCCGACTTGGGGGCTTCCATATGTGTTAATGCCTAACGCAGCTCCGAAGGAAGTAAAAGCAGAAGGTTCAGATACAACTAAAAAAGTTGGTAAAGATACATCCGGTGATTGGGCTTGCATAAGCGGACCAATGCCTTATCAATGGGGTGGCACTTGGGTAGGCGCATTAGATGGTGCCAAGAATATGGATACTGCAAAGGAATTTATAAAGTTTGCAGCATTGGATACAGAGAACCTAAAAGCTTGGGCACTCGGAACATATACAAACGAGTATCTGAAAAAAATTGACCCGACAGTTGGCGATAAGCTTGCACAGGGCCCTGGCGACTTTATATCCAGCCAGAAGGTTGTCAATGAAATCATAGGTCAGTTTGATAACGCAGCAACCAGCAAATTCCTTGCAGGGCAGAATTCCTATAAGGGCTTTGCAGAAGCAGCTCCAAATATCAGTTTGAAATTGCTTCAGGCATCAGATGATGCAATTCAGAGATCACTTAATGACCCTCTTAATAACTACGCTTCAAAGAAAGCAACAAAGGAAGAGGCTTTGACACAGTTCAAGGATTCAGTCAGAAGTGCTTTACCGGATATTACTGTAGAATAAATATCGGAAGAAGAGCATTTTAAACAGCAAAATCTGCGGCGCGGATTATCTACCGCAGATTTTGCGCTTCTCTCGATTACGTTTCATCACTTCAAATATTATATAGGAAAGGATGTATATGCCTTGATAGTGAACGCTGAAAGCATTAAAAAGCGAAGCAGTAAACTGAATAAGAACTATTATGGTTACCTTTTCACTGCGCCGTTTATTATAGGATTCCTTATTTTCAGTCTGTATCCTTTGGTTTATACCTTCTATCTGAGTTTTACAAATATGACCTTGATGAGTAGAAGCTTTAAATTAGTGGGGTTAGACAACTTTGTGAAATTGTTTTCGGATAAGTTTTTCTTGCAGTCCTTAGGCAACACTTGGGTACTTTGGCTCTCGAACTTCATCCCTCAAATAGGGATTGCTATGCTTTTAGCTGTATGGTTTACAAGTATACGCTTAAAGATAAGGTTTGTAGGTATATGGCGCACATTTTATTACTTGCCGAATCTTTTGATGCCCGCCACTATTGCGGTGCTATTCTTTAACTTTTTCTCCTTATATGGGCCTATTAATCAGATTACAGTACGTGCAGGCTTTTTAAATGACGCCATTGATTTTTTCCGCAGCGGCGGTTGGACGAGATCTATTCTTGTCTATGTGCAATGGTGGATGTGGTTCGGCTCCACACTGATAATAATAATGGCCGGGATGACTTCCATATCTCCCACACTCTATGAAGCAGCTATGGTTGATGGTGCTACTTCAGGACAAATGTTCAGACATATTACGTTACCGCTGCTAAAGCCTGTCCTTATATATACTATGGTAACCTCTCTGGTAGGCGGCATGCAGATGTTCGATATTCCATATATGCTGACGGATGGCCGTGGGTCGCCCAACGGCTCAATTATGACGATGAATGTATTAATGTATATGAAATTCTCAAGCAATAAAGGGCATATTGGGGCTGCTGCTGCGGTAGGGGTGATGATCTTCATTATAACCTGCGTGTCGGCACTGCTAATATTCAGATTGCTTCGTGAAAGAAATGATGTGGAAGAAAAAAGAGCTGCCAAGAGGTTGGAAGGAGGAGTAAAACATGAGCTATGGTCTTAGAACACGTATTTACCGTATTTTAATATATGGTGTACTGATTGTTCTGCTTGCAATGTGCGTTATCCCTATTTGGATCATGCTTGTAAACGCAACCCGTTCAACTGCTGAGATTCAACAGGGAATCAGCCTCATACCGGGAAACAACCTGCAAGTTAACTGGAACAACCTGACCGGGAGAGGTTTTGCTATTACCAAAGGTCTTTTCAACAGCAGCTTTATTTCGATATCCGTTACTGTAATTACTGTATATTTTTCCATGATGTTTGCTTATGCAATTCATATTTATGATTTTCCCTATAAGAAATATCTGTATGGCTTTGTATTGCTGCTCGTTATGGTGCCAACACAAGTAGGTGTCATCGGGTTCTTCCGCTACATGTCCTATTTAAAGCTGACTAATTCCTTTATCCCTCTGATTTTACCGGCAATTGCCGCACCGGGCGCTGTGTTCTTTGCGAAGCAGTACCTTGAATCGGCTATTATAAAGGATTTGATTGATGCAGCAAGAATTGACGGTTGCAGCGAACTGAAAATATTCCACAGTATTATGCTGCCTATATCAAAGCCCGGTGCATTTACCATGGGGATATTCGCTTTTGTGGGAGCTTGGAACAGCTTTTTCACCCCGTTTATCATGATTTCAAAAATGGATATGTACACACTGCCTATGCTGGTGCAGACCTTGCGAGGAGACACATATAGGACAGAATATGGAAGCATATATTTAGGGCTTGCAATATCCATTGTTCCAATTATTATTGTTTATGCTATTTTCTCCAAGTATATAGTACACGGCATTGCCATGGGTGCAGTAAAAGAATAGAAACATAAAATAGGCGGTGATTGTTATGATAAAAAACCCTGTGCTTACAGGTTTCCATCCTGATCCAAGCATGATATGTGTTGATGGGACCTTCTATATTGCCAATTCTACTTTTGAATACTTTCCAGGAGTGTCCATTTCGACATCCAAGGATTTAGCAAATTGGACGACTGTTGTTTACCCGTTGAATAGCGTTAAACTGCTGGATATGAAAGGTAATGCGAAGTCTGCAGGGATTTGGGCCCCTTGCCTAAGCTTCAATAAGGGTTTCTTCTATTTGGTATACACAAACGTTAAAAACTGGACTTATGGTCCCTTCAAAGACACACCAAATTATGTGGTTAAGTCGCCATCTATTGAAGGCCCATGGAGTGAGCCGGTATTCTTGAATTGTTCCGGTTTTGACCCATCTCTTTTTCATGATGAAGATGGGAGAAAATATATTGTCAATATGGAGTGGGACTACCGAAAAAAAGGTAATGACCAGTTTGGCGGAATTTTACTGACAGAGGTAGATTCGGAGACCTTAAAGCCTATTTCTGAACCAAGGAAAATATTCAAAGGGTCAGAACGAGGTTGTGTGGAAGGTCCTCACTTATATAAAGTCAACGGATACTACTATTTGATTACTGCTGAGGGTGGCACCTCCTATGACCATGCAATGAGTGTTGCTCGTTCGAAGCACATTGAAGGTCCTTACGAAATGCATCCAACTATCCATTTGGTCAGTTCAAAGGGCGCATTGGGGGCATATATAAAAAAGGCTGGTCACGGCAGCTTTTGTCAATCACCTGACGGCAGATGGTGGGCTGCTTTCCTTTGCGGACGGCCTTTGGATGAAAGCATGAGATGTCCTCTTGGGCGGGAGACCTCCATTTCAGAGTTAGTATGGATGAATAACTGGCCGTATCTAAAAAACGGTGGCATCATACCTCCTGACGATTTCGAGGGCTATGGCGAAAAGCGTGAGCAAAAGCTTTATACGTATAATTTTTCCGGATCAGAGTTTAAACGTGATTTTATGTCCTTGCGAGTACCTGCACATTATGACCTTTTACCGGACGGCAAGCTGCGTCTTTATGGAAAGGATTCATTGCAGTCGCTCCATGAACAAAATATGCTGGTCCGTCGTCAAACGGAGTTTTGCTTTGAAGCAGAAACCTGTCTTGCCCTGCCCTTCAATCACTTCCAAAGGATGGCGGGTCTTCTGTATCGCTACGATGAGGAGAATCAGTACTATCTGAGGGTTGCGTATAATGAAGAAAAAGGGGAACGGTGCCTGGGTCTTTTATGTTTTGACAAAAACAACTTCTCAATGCCCCTTGGAGAAAACGAAATACCTGTTGGGGAGGGGAAGGTGCATTTGAGGCTGACAGTGGAAAATCACTATGGCGAATTCTCCTATGCAAAGGAGGACTTGGTATGGCATATTATCCCTTACCGCATTGATGTAAGTATTTTATCTGATGAATATGCTGAGCCTATGGGCTTCACGGGTGCTTTTGCAGGAATGAGCTGCCAGGATATGGCGGATGGAAGTGGGTACGCAGATTTTGATTACTTCAGTTACAAGGTAATTAATTGAATAACCCATACACATGCGTTATAATGGAAAAAATTGAGTAACCGAGGAGTAAATAAATGGTAACTATATACGACATTGCTAAAATGGTAGGCTGTGCCCCTTCGACCGTTTCGAAAGCATTCAATAATTATGACGGAGTGAGTAAGCAAACCTATCGAAAAATAATGGAAGCAGCTGAAAGCATGGGCTATACCATGAACAATAATGCGAGGGCTTTAGCAACGAAAAAGACATGGCTTATAGGCGTTCTCTTCTCTGAAGATGCTGGTACAGGTATTGCCCATCCCCATTACAGCACAATTTTACAGAGCTTTAAGAGTAGGGCCGGTGAATATGGCTATGATGTGGTTTTCTTGAATAAAAGATTAGGCAATAAGGAAGCCTCCTACCTTGAACACTGCATATACAGAGGTGTTGATGGAGTGCTTATCGCAGTAGGTGCCAAATATGAGAACGAAATACAGGACGTATTGGAAAGCGATATAAAAAGGGTATCAGTGGAAGCGGCTTATAAGAACACACCACTGGTTATCTCCGATTATCGAATGGGTAGTATGCAAGCCCTTGAATATCTATATTTTCTTGGACATCGTAAAATTGCGCATATTTCCTGTCCGTTATGGAGTGTAGCCGGTTATGAACGTTATGATGCATATAAGACATTTCTAAAGTCAAAAGGACTTGAGGAGAATCCAAAGTATTTGGTGGAAACCAGCAGCTATTCTCTGGAAGAAGGCACTAGAGCTGCGACTGAGCTGATACAGCGCTGCTGGGGCGATTTGCCGACAGCGGTTTATGCCGGTTACGATGATATAGCCTGGACTGCCATGACAACATTTCAAGCTCATGGTTTCAGGATCCCGGATGATATTTCCATTGTCGGTTTTGATAATGTGACGGTGTCTGGTTTCACAACACCAACGCTTACAACAATCGCACAGGATAGAGTTGTTATTGGGCAGAAGGCAGCGGATGTATTGATTCAATCAATTGAGAATAAAGAAATGGATAATCCCTCCGAGATTCGTATTCCTACTAAGCTGATTGTACGAAATAGCTGTGTTCGTATTGACTGAGAAATTAGAAGGAGCTGGATTCATGGAATTTGATAATAGCTTTGTTTTTGGAGTGGCAACTTCATCTTACCAGATAGAGGGTGCATTTGATGAAGATGGCAGGACGGCTTCAATTTGGGATACCTTCTCGAAAGCAGAAGGGAAGGTATTGAACATGGAAAATGGTGATGTCGCTTGCGACCATTATCACCGGTATAAAGAGGATGTTGAAATTATTAAGGATCTGGGCGTGGACTGCTACAGGCTTTCCATTGCCTGGCCAAGAATATTTCCTGAGCAGGGCAAATACAATCCAGAAGGTATGGCTTTTTATAAGAACCTGCTGACTGAGCTGAAGCAAAACGGCATTAAGGCTGCAGTAACTTTATATCATTGGGATTTACCCCAATGGGCACAGGAAATGGGCGGCTGGGAGACAAGGGAAAGCGTGGATTGGTTTTTAAGCTTTGCAAAGCGGTGCTTTACTGAACTGGATGATTTGGTAGATATGTGGATTACCCACAATGAACCTTGGTGTGCGGCGATATTATCCAATGCCATAGGGGAGCATGCACCGGGTAAGAAGAATGTCGCTGCAGCACTAAAAGCTGGGCATCATATTCTTCTTTCTCACGGGATGGCGGTGCGGTTATACCGGGAGCTGGGCTTCAATAAACCTATAGGCATTACGCTGAACCTGATACCGGCTTATGCAGCAAGTAATAGTTTCTCTGATAAGCTGGCAGCTTCAAATTTTGATGGTACTTTTAACAGATGGTTTTTAGATCCGCTTTTTAAAGGGTCTTACCCATTTGATATTGTAAACCTATATGCTGCACGGCTGGGGGATTATGATTTCATCAAAGAGGGCGATTTCGATGCGATGGCTGAAAGGTGTGATTTCTTCGGAATCAACTACTACAGCCGCTCCTTGATACAATTTGATCCATTGTCCCTGACGCTCTCTGCAGGGGCGTACTCATCTTGCCCAAAAACCGAAATGGGCTGGGACATCACTCCAGAAAATCTTATTGACCTTGTTAGAATGGTGCGGGAAAAATATACCGACCTGCCGATTTATATTACAGAAAACGGTTCGGCATGGCCAGATGTTTTGGAGGGCGGTTATGTTCATGACGCAAATAGGGTAGATTACTTGGTCCGTCATCTAGAAACGGTTGCTAAAATGAATGATATGGATTTAAATATTGCGGGCTATTTTTGCTGGTCGTTAATGGATAACTTTGAATGGGGATTTGGTTATTCCAAGCGGTTTGGAATTGTATATATCGATTTTGAAACGCAAGCACGTATAAAAAAAGACAGTTTTTATAAATATCAGCAGATTATTCAGGAAAGAAAGATTTAGTGTCCTTTATTAATATTTCGGGATGGAGATGGCTATAATGGAGCATTACATAATATTTGATATCGGCGGTACAAGTATAAAATATGCAGTGATGAATAAAAATGCTGATATTTTCGAAAAAGGCAGCTATAAGACGCCTATGACAGATATTGATGATTTTTTTGATAAAATGGTTATATTCATCAAAAAGTTTTCAAAGCAGTACAATATCATCGGCATTGCCATCAGCGCTCCCGGTGCGGTGGATTGCGAGAGCGGCATTATCGGCGGTGATTCTGCTATTCGATTCATTCATGGTCCGAGTTTTAAGGAAGAATTGCGAAATCGAACCGGGCTTAGGGTTGAAATTGAAAATGACGCCAATTGTGCAGCCCTTGCAGAGGTTTGGATGGGTGCTGCCAAAGAGGCGATGGATTCCCTCTTTATCATCGTCGGCACCGGTATAGGGGGGGCAATTGTAAAGGATAAAAAAATCCATCATGGCTATCATACCCACGGGGGTGAATTTGGATTTGCCATTATGGAGTACAATATTGAACAGTCGGAGCTTATTACATGGAGTAAAAGCGGATCTACCATTGAACTAATAAACTCTGTATGCGCAAGAAAAGGGCTGGAAAATGGAGAAATGGACGGCAAAAGGATATTCGATCTGGCCGATGCAGGCGATCAGGATTGTGTTGAAGAATTGAATAAGTTTTATTTCCGTCTGGCAATAGGGATTTACAACCTTCAATACATCTACGACCCTGAAGTAATTGTTATTGGCGGGGGCATTAGCGAGAGGGAAGGGATAATTTTAGAAATCAACAAGCATATTGATCATATCCTTGGAAAAGTCGGGAATGCCAAGGTCAAGCCCAAGGTAGTCCGCTGCCAATTCGGAAATGCCGCAAATATGGTTGGAGCCTTATATCATTATATAAGCTGCCATTAAAGAAATGTGGAGGGATAAGCATGAGCGAGTTCATAAAATTTCCTTCGGATTTTTACTGGGGGTGTGCTTCCAGCGGTGCGCAAAGTGAAGGAAATATAAATAAAGCAAACGAAAGCACATGGGATCATTGGCATCATATCGAGCCAGAGCGGTTTTTCAACGGTATAGGACCGGATATTGCCTGCAACACCTATATGCACTTTGCAGAAGATATTAAGCTTATGAAGGTGCTTAAAT
Encoded proteins:
- a CDS encoding ABC transporter permease, with the translated sequence MNKIIHIAKIQLVMRTTSQLWRFIIFIQPILYLMMTLFMMNGSMRTQYSMDAVLGAGMMGTWSSILFSSGSDIDRERRWGTLEMIVGCPTPLSSIIMGKALTNSLVGLFSMGLSYITALLLFRQQLVIKHPCLFMLVLILIIISVAAKGMIICTLFTLSRAVRGLLNVMENPIFLLSGLMFPIVILPLWTRPLSYILSLTWGMDALRMVSSGTFSYKHFLFSLVILLILTFLYLLLSLWLFQIIEKKSRKEATLGVY
- a CDS encoding ABC transporter permease — translated: MNYEYLFKKEDYKVTIFHKLEFFFRGAIYSYKSLFAWLVPKVYILTKVIGPIFQILFFTFLGQYYAKELGREFFIIGNAVQISALSSINGVAMTIVSERTEGTLLQLLGTPASRARIFVSRSLMHIIDGLLTVIIGFIFSYLFLGISFKNTNYILLVVTLLIAVFSTSGLGMLIGSIGLAIREINLLSNLTYFILLIFCGINYPVTNLPSFMQGISNLLPLTKGVEAVRMILQGANFTTVAPYLYHEIIIGVFYTLIGLILFKCLDYYSRYSGTLDFD
- a CDS encoding carbohydrate ABC transporter substrate-binding protein, whose amino-acid sequence is MKKTIALTLACLMIVGLFTGCAPTAPAASATPTAAPEAQAAVPQTLKIWSFTDEVKTMAIAFQGKHPEIKVEYTMIPMTNGEFQTKLKSALQSGELPDVVSLEASFVREYVESDFLADVTDLMPIAKDLGTYQFTLDIGTYEGVTKAYSYQATPGAMFYRRSLAKEYFGTDDPAAIQEIVSDMAKFEAAAKVVKEKSKGNTYMVCSTGDFTNLFFANRKTPWVVDDKLVIDPMVDTLFETAKSFRQNGYEAQAVQWQEGWFAGMNDSLADAKGNPKQVFSYLLPTWGLPYVLMPNAAPKEVKAEGSDTTKKVGKDTSGDWACISGPMPYQWGGTWVGALDGAKNMDTAKEFIKFAALDTENLKAWALGTYTNEYLKKIDPTVGDKLAQGPGDFISSQKVVNEIIGQFDNAATSKFLAGQNSYKGFAEAAPNISLKLLQASDDAIQRSLNDPLNNYASKKATKEEALTQFKDSVRSALPDITVE
- a CDS encoding sugar ABC transporter permease is translated as MNAESIKKRSSKLNKNYYGYLFTAPFIIGFLIFSLYPLVYTFYLSFTNMTLMSRSFKLVGLDNFVKLFSDKFFLQSLGNTWVLWLSNFIPQIGIAMLLAVWFTSIRLKIRFVGIWRTFYYLPNLLMPATIAVLFFNFFSLYGPINQITVRAGFLNDAIDFFRSGGWTRSILVYVQWWMWFGSTLIIIMAGMTSISPTLYEAAMVDGATSGQMFRHITLPLLKPVLIYTMVTSLVGGMQMFDIPYMLTDGRGSPNGSIMTMNVLMYMKFSSNKGHIGAAAAVGVMIFIITCVSALLIFRLLRERNDVEEKRAAKRLEGGVKHELWS
- a CDS encoding carbohydrate ABC transporter permease yields the protein MSYGLRTRIYRILIYGVLIVLLAMCVIPIWIMLVNATRSTAEIQQGISLIPGNNLQVNWNNLTGRGFAITKGLFNSSFISISVTVITVYFSMMFAYAIHIYDFPYKKYLYGFVLLLVMVPTQVGVIGFFRYMSYLKLTNSFIPLILPAIAAPGAVFFAKQYLESAIIKDLIDAARIDGCSELKIFHSIMLPISKPGAFTMGIFAFVGAWNSFFTPFIMISKMDMYTLPMLVQTLRGDTYRTEYGSIYLGLAISIVPIIIVYAIFSKYIVHGIAMGAVKE
- a CDS encoding glycoside hydrolase family 43 protein, which produces MIKNPVLTGFHPDPSMICVDGTFYIANSTFEYFPGVSISTSKDLANWTTVVYPLNSVKLLDMKGNAKSAGIWAPCLSFNKGFFYLVYTNVKNWTYGPFKDTPNYVVKSPSIEGPWSEPVFLNCSGFDPSLFHDEDGRKYIVNMEWDYRKKGNDQFGGILLTEVDSETLKPISEPRKIFKGSERGCVEGPHLYKVNGYYYLITAEGGTSYDHAMSVARSKHIEGPYEMHPTIHLVSSKGALGAYIKKAGHGSFCQSPDGRWWAAFLCGRPLDESMRCPLGRETSISELVWMNNWPYLKNGGIIPPDDFEGYGEKREQKLYTYNFSGSEFKRDFMSLRVPAHYDLLPDGKLRLYGKDSLQSLHEQNMLVRRQTEFCFEAETCLALPFNHFQRMAGLLYRYDEENQYYLRVAYNEEKGERCLGLLCFDKNNFSMPLGENEIPVGEGKVHLRLTVENHYGEFSYAKEDLVWHIIPYRIDVSILSDEYAEPMGFTGAFAGMSCQDMADGSGYADFDYFSYKVIN
- a CDS encoding LacI family DNA-binding transcriptional regulator, with product MVTIYDIAKMVGCAPSTVSKAFNNYDGVSKQTYRKIMEAAESMGYTMNNNARALATKKTWLIGVLFSEDAGTGIAHPHYSTILQSFKSRAGEYGYDVVFLNKRLGNKEASYLEHCIYRGVDGVLIAVGAKYENEIQDVLESDIKRVSVEAAYKNTPLVISDYRMGSMQALEYLYFLGHRKIAHISCPLWSVAGYERYDAYKTFLKSKGLEENPKYLVETSSYSLEEGTRAATELIQRCWGDLPTAVYAGYDDIAWTAMTTFQAHGFRIPDDISIVGFDNVTVSGFTTPTLTTIAQDRVVIGQKAADVLIQSIENKEMDNPSEIRIPTKLIVRNSCVRID
- a CDS encoding GH1 family beta-glucosidase, which encodes MEFDNSFVFGVATSSYQIEGAFDEDGRTASIWDTFSKAEGKVLNMENGDVACDHYHRYKEDVEIIKDLGVDCYRLSIAWPRIFPEQGKYNPEGMAFYKNLLTELKQNGIKAAVTLYHWDLPQWAQEMGGWETRESVDWFLSFAKRCFTELDDLVDMWITHNEPWCAAILSNAIGEHAPGKKNVAAALKAGHHILLSHGMAVRLYRELGFNKPIGITLNLIPAYAASNSFSDKLAASNFDGTFNRWFLDPLFKGSYPFDIVNLYAARLGDYDFIKEGDFDAMAERCDFFGINYYSRSLIQFDPLSLTLSAGAYSSCPKTEMGWDITPENLIDLVRMVREKYTDLPIYITENGSAWPDVLEGGYVHDANRVDYLVRHLETVAKMNDMDLNIAGYFCWSLMDNFEWGFGYSKRFGIVYIDFETQARIKKDSFYKYQQIIQERKI
- a CDS encoding ROK family protein, which produces MEHYIIFDIGGTSIKYAVMNKNADIFEKGSYKTPMTDIDDFFDKMVIFIKKFSKQYNIIGIAISAPGAVDCESGIIGGDSAIRFIHGPSFKEELRNRTGLRVEIENDANCAALAEVWMGAAKEAMDSLFIIVGTGIGGAIVKDKKIHHGYHTHGGEFGFAIMEYNIEQSELITWSKSGSTIELINSVCARKGLENGEMDGKRIFDLADAGDQDCVEELNKFYFRLAIGIYNLQYIYDPEVIVIGGGISEREGIILEINKHIDHILGKVGNAKVKPKVVRCQFGNAANMVGALYHYISCH